The genomic window tagtgtagtgtgtgtgtaatgtgtgtgtagtgtatagtgtgtttaatcagtgtgtgtaatgtgtgtgtttcagctccTGTTAAACCCAGAGATGGTGAAGTCATGTCCGAGTCTGACTCCTTACATAAATGATTTCCTGGAGAACAAGGCTTACAGCAAAGGGAAAGGCGACTTTGCCCGCAAGGTGAGAACACCCTCTACTGACCTCCTACTGACCCCCTGTACGGACTACCCTACTGACCTCCTACTGACCTCCCTACTGACCCCCTCTACTGATGTCCTACTGACCCCCTCCTGACCCCTTATTAACCCTTACTGACCTCACCCCACTGACCTTTTACTGACCCCCTGCTGACCTTCTCCTGACCCCCCTTCTGACCTACTATTGACCCCCCCACTGACCCCTAATTAGCCTCCTACTGACCCACCACTGACCTCCTACAGACATCCTAATGACCTTTAAATTACCCCCTACTCACTCCTTACTGACCCCCTACTGATCCCCTACTAATCCCTCCTGACCTTCTACTGACCCCCTTCTGTTCCCCCTAGTGACCCCTCCTGACTCACTAGTGACCATCTACTGAACCCCtactgaccccccctccccattggTGCCACTGCTTAGGTAGCgatgaaggaaggaaggaagttGAGGGAACCATGGAgattttcccctttctctctccctgtacccCTCTCAGATGGATACCTTAGTGAACCCCCTGCGCACCTCTATGAGGAGTGTGTCCCATGTGATGAAGTCTTTACCGGACAGCCTGGCCGAGGGGGTGACCAAAATGTCCGACAACATGGGGCGCGTGTCAGGGAGGCTGGGCCAGGACATCAAGCATTCCATATTCAAGGTAAAGCACTGTAACCAGCTCAAACCAGCGCAAATCAGTTCAAACCAGCTCACACCAGCGCAAATCAGTTCAAACCAGCTCACACCAGCTCAAACCAGCAGAGACCAGCTAAATCCAGATCCAAAGACCAAGTGAATCCAGCTCAAACCAGCACAGACCAGCTTAATCCGGCTCAAACCAGCAtctcctctctgtcacacagGTGCCCCCTCTCATCCCAAAGACTGGCATCGACCCAGAGCACTGCCGCATGTCAGCACAGCTGGACGACAacgtgagtacacacacacacactatcacacacacatacactatatgcacacacatacacagagacacactttacacacacacacacacatacatacacacacacacacgcacacactatacacacacgcacacacacgcacacacatacatacacactatacacacacacgcacacactatcacacacacatacactatatgcgcacacacatacacagatacacactatacacgcacacacacacacacactatacacacacacacacacacacacacacactatacacgcacacacacacacacacactatacacacatacacacacacacactcacacacatacactatatgcgcaaacacatacacagacacacactatacacacacacactatacacgcacacacacacacacacacacacacacacatgtgagcATTCCCACGAGCGCACTGTTTGTTGAGCAGCTGAACGTTGTGCGGGAAGCTGACCTTTGAACCCCGGCAGGTGGACGAGAACATTCCCTTgcgtgtgctgctgctgttgatgGATGAGGTCTTTGATCTGAGGGAGAGGAACCAGTGGCTGAGGAGGAACATCAAgaacctgctgcagcagctcaTCCGAGCCGCGTATGGAGACACCATCAACAGGTACGCACACCTGTACgcaccctgacacacacacacactggcatgcacgtacacagacactcacacgcagacaaaaatgcacacacacacacacacgctcgcacgcacgcgcaAAAGACACTCACCCGCATGCATGTAcgaacacacaaatacacacacacacacacacacacacacacacaatcacatccTTGGTTGTGTTGCAGGAAAATTGTGGATCATGTGGACTTCATGACTTCTCCAGAGCAGGTAGCAGACTATGTGAAGCACTTCAGGTAAAAACCCCCCTCTGTTCTGTCATTCACCCCTAACCCTCTCACCTGAGCGTGCTCCAAACTCTCACCTGTAGAGATAAACCCTCAGACCCCTAACCTTCTCACCTGAGCGTGCTCCAAACCTTCACCTGTAGAGATAAACCCTCAGACCCCTAACCCTCTCACCTGAACATGCTCCAAACCCTTACCTGTAGAGATAAACCCTCAGACCCCTAACCCTCTCACCTGAGCATGCTCCAAACCTTCACATGTAGAGATAAACCCTCAGACCCCTAACCCTCTCACCTGAGCGTGCTCCTAACCCTCACCTGTAGGGATAAACCCTCAGACCCCTAACCCTCTCACCTGAGCGTGCTCCAAACTCTCACCTGTAGAGATAAACCCTCAGACCCCTAACCCTCTCACCTGAGCGTGCTCCTAACCCTCACCTGTAGGGATAAACCCTCAGACCCCTAACCCTCTCACCTGAGCGTGCTCCAAACTCTCACCTGTAGGGATAAACCCTCAGACCCCTAACCCTCTCACCTGAGCGTGCTCCAACCCCTTACCTGTAGAGATAAACCCTCAGACCCCTAACCCTCTCACCTGAGCGTGCTCCTAACCCTCACCTGTAGGGATAAACCCTCAGACCCCTAACCCTCTCACCTGAGCGTGCTCCAAACTCTCACCTGTAGGGATAAACCCTCAGACCCCTAACCCTCTCACCTGACCGTGCTCCAAACCTTCACCTGTAGAGATAAACCCTCAGACCCCTAACCCTCTCACCTGAGCGTGCTCCAAACCTTCACCTGTAGAGATAAACCCTCAGACCCCTAACCCTCTCACCTGAGCGTGCTCCAAACTCTCACCTGTAGGGATTCATTCTGGCCGAACGGGATCCTGGCAGAGACTCCGCCCCTCAGAGACAAAAACGTTCGAATGAGAACCAGAGTGGCAGCAAAGACTAAACTGCTGGGCGTGATGCCAGgtaaacacacctgtgtgtgtgcgtgtgtgtgtgtgtgtgtgtgtgcgtgtgtcagtagcagtactctctctcctctctctctctctctgtgtagatctgtgtgtgtatagtgtgtagtgtgtctgtataGTGTGtttagtgtatgtgtattgtgtgtgtgtatagtatgtgtatagtgtgtgtagtgtgtatagtgtgtatagtatgtatagtgtatatagtgtgtgtagtgcgtatagtatatatagtgtatatagtgtgcacagtgtgtgtatagtgtatagtgtgtgtatagtatgtatagtgtatatagtgtgcatagtatatatagtgtatacagtgtgcacagtgtgtgtatagtgtatattgtgttcacagtgtgtgtatagtgtatagtgtgtgtatagtgtatatagtgtgcacagtgtgtgtatagtatatatagtgtatattgtgttcacagtgtgtgtatagtgtatatagtgtgcacagtgtgtgtatagtgtatatagtgtgtatagtgttcacagtgtgtgtatagtgcacagtgtatatagtgtatatagtgtgcacagtgtgtgtatagtgtacagtgtgtgtatagtgtatagtgtacagtgtgtgtatagtgtatatagtgtatatagtgtgcacagtgtgtgtatagtgtatagtgtacagtgtgtgtatagtgtatatagtgtgcacagtgtgtgtatagtgtacagtgtgtgtatagtatatatagtgtatattgtgttcacagtgtgtgtatagtgtatatagtgtgcacagtgtgtgtatagtgtatagtgtgtgtatagtatatatagtgtatattgtgttcacagtgtgtgtatagtgtgtatagtgtatagtgtacagtgtgtgtatatagtgtatatagtgtatagtgtacagtgtgtatagtgtatatagtgttcacagtgtgtgtatagtgtatagtgtctctctctctctgcagacgaGCTGAAGCACATGGTGGGGGCGGAGACGGCTCGGCGGGGCGTTCTGCGCGTGTTTGACGTGTTCCAGCACCAGCAGCTGAACCGCAGGCTGGTGTATGTGCTGCTGGAGGGGCTGCTGGAGTGCACCTTCCCCCAGTGCAGGCTGCCCGAGCTCCTCACCAAACTGCACTCCCGCTCCCCCAGGACTGCCGGCCACGCCCACAAGAGGTGACACTGCGGCGCCGCGCCCCCCCAAGCCCTGCCCATCCGGCCACGCCCATAAGAGGTGACACTTCAGCACCGTGTCCCCCCAGGCCCcacccaccctgccctgcccagacacgccccccaggccccacccaccctgccctgcctggACACGCCCCCCCAGGCCCTGCCCACCATGTCCTCCTTGGACacgccccccaggccccgcccacctggacacgccccccaggccccgcccatccctccctacccggACACGCCCCCCCAGGCCCTGCCCACCCAGACACGCCCCCCAGGGCCCGCCCATCCCGCCTGCTCGGACACGCCTGTCCCAAAGCAACACTGATGTCGACCGCTGTCCGGACTGAGGGAGGAGGCGTAAGGGGGGCGTGgctcttcctgttttcattgGACTGTGgattgccatggcaaccgggAGCTGCACCTACTCTCTGAGTATCTCAGAAAAACTCTACATCActcctgagggagggagagatagagagcttCCCTTCAGTTCAGACTGATTATCAGTAcagacaccacagacacacttcCCTTCAGTACAGACTGtaattacagtacagacacCACAGACAAGCTTCCCTTCAGTACAGACTGtaattacagtacagacacCACAGACAAGCTTCCCTTCAGTATAGACTGTGGTTACAGTAcagacaccacagacacacttcCCTTCAGTACTGACTGtaattacagtacagacaccacagacacacttcCCTTCAGTACAGACTGtaattacagtacagacacCACAGACAAGCTTCCCTTCAGTATAGACTGTGGTTACAGTAcagacaccacagacacactacacttCAGTACAGACTGTGGTTACAGGATGTTATCTCCTTTCAACGTTTTGTGCAATATGTGTTTCTCTTttaatatgtttgtgtgttcactACTTACATTCCATTGTTTTAATGCTGAGTTTATTTAAGGACTCGTTTTATACGTCGAGTTTCCGTCACTGAGCTGAGTGATAGGAAGACTAgccgagtgtgtgcgtgtgaaagaaagtagatttaaattttttaacagCATTTCTCCTCATTTTTTCCAAATTCGGTCTCATATCTGTAACACCTACTGGCTGCTTGAATGTGTGCAGAATAACCACTGTgaagtcactctgcagtcccccagctgagctgcgcagtcactctgcagtcccccagctgagctgcgcagtcactctgcagtcccccagctgagctgcgcagtcgctctgcagtcccccagctgagctgcgcagtcactctgcagtaccccagctgagctgcgcagtcattcTGCAGTTCCCCAGCTGAAGGGGGCATGCATTAGTGGGCATACCTGTCCCTTACACAGATCCCAGGTCAGTTTGTATTCTTATCAGAATTGGTTATTGTTGGTGAGTCATTAAGTGGCAGTATGTTGCTTTTGGATTTTGGTTtctttcaaatgctttttagggaaaatgttttataaaacagaGCCCATAttcagtgtctctgtgcagcGCTGTCGCCGTCTTCTGTCCATATACTGACACTACAGTCTGCTTAATACTAAGTTAATACTTGCAATCTATTGGTCCAGACATATCACATGGGTCATCAGGCCAATCAgaagacagtgtgtgtgacatcagctCGGGAGGGGCAGGCCCATGGAGGAGGTCCTgttggcagccaatcagattgcaaGGAGAAAGCGCTCATGCAAGCAGTAGCCAGTGTTTTTGCAGCTGACCGTTTATGAGGCGGGTCCCTGTGCGTGTTGTAATCGCCCTGTAAATGCGAATCTATGATTTATGAACTCTGCCTCCAACGTACAGTCTGAGTAACTGCCTAAATGTCCTGtcagttattttgtttaagGAACAAGAGGTTTGATCTAAAGGccttcgtcttttttttttttactgactaaGAAAGTGTCATTTCAGCTGCTTAAATCAGTAGAATGCCAATAAATCAACTCCTGTGGAATGGTCGTCTGTTGTTAATGCTCAGATATACAGTACAAAGAGGAGGTTTATTAATCCTTCAGAATGATCTGTATTGTAGAACTACTAGCTTAGGTCTTCAGTTTAGTGAGAGGCAAGCTGATTAAAGGAATATTAACTTAATGAGacttatttatattattaacaaATTTACCCAACGTTAAATGTCAGCTTCACTGGTATCACTGTGAGTAAAAGGTCCAGTTAGAAGGTGAAAGGTCAATTCTGCAAACCTGTCCATCTGTGAGTTTATCTgactgtgagcttgtgtgtctCTGAGCTTATGTGTCTGTGAACTTATGTCTGTGGGCTTATGTGTCTGTGAGCCCAGGTGTCTGAATTTATGTATCAGTGAGGTTATGAATCTGTGAGCTTGTCCATCTGTGAGTTTATGTGACTGTGAGctcatgtgtctgtgagtttatgtgtctgtgagctTATGTGACAgtgagtttgtgtctgtgggtttgtgtCAGTGAGCTTATGCATCTGAGAGCTTATGTGTCTATGAGCTTATGCATCTGAGAGTTTATGTGTCTGTGggtttatgtgtctgtgagctATATGTCTGTGAACTTGTGTCTGTGAACTTATGTGTCAATGAGCTTATGTGTCTGTgggcttgtgtgtctgtgtacttgTGTCTGTGAGCTTATGCATCTGAGAGCTTATGTGACAGTGAGCTTATGTGTCTGAGAGCTTATGTGTCTGTGggtttatgtgtctgtgagctTATGTGTCTGTGAACTTGTGTCTGTGAACTTATGTGTCAATGAGCGTATGTGGCTGTgggcttgtgtgtctgtggactTGTGTCTGTGAGCTTATGCATCTGAGAGCTTATGTGACAGTGAGCTTATGTGTCTATGGATTTATGCGTCTGTGAGCTTATATGTATGTGGGCTTATGTGTCTGTGAACTTATGTATGTGGGCTTATGTGTCTGTGAACTTATGTCCGTGggtttatgtgtctgtgagctcatgCATCTGTGAGCTTCTCTGTCTGTAAGCTTATGTGTCTGTGAGCTTATGTGTCTGTgggcttgtgtgtctgtgggtttatGTGTCTGAGCTTATGTGTCTGTGGACATGTGTCTGTGGCTTGTGTGTCAGTAAGCATATGCATCTGAGAGCTTGTGTCTGTGGGCTTATGTGTCTGAGCGTATGCATCTGGGAGCTTATGTGTCTGTGGAtttatgtgtctgtgagctcatgCATCTGTgagcttgtctgtctgtcagcttaagcgtctgtgtgcttgtgctgcTTGTATCTGATTCCGGTGTTTTAATAAAATCCTGGCAACAGAACAAAATAGAATAGAAGAAAACTTTATTGTTCAAAGAAGTGGAAAATTGCCTTTGACCCATGTAGCAGTTGCCTTTGACCCTTGTAGCACACATTAACAAACATGGTATAAACAAAGCATGGAGAGAATCAAGAATGCAGGCAATAAAGGAATAAGAAACCATCCACAGTGACAGTGTAAAAACAGGGTGACAGTTAAACACCCAAAATGGGGGAAGTACAGGTCATTTCCTCACAGGCTGATTCACTGGGACGTTCGGAGACTGACTGCATATGGAACACGTCAGTATTGCTCCCAGTGGTGCTGGTTTAGACATGGTGTGGGCATGGTCATGGTGAGGTGTAAGTGCAGTCATGGTGAGGTATAAGTGCGGTCATGGTGAGGTGAGGGTGGGGTCATGGTGAGGTGAGGGTGTGGTCACGGTGAGGTGTAAGTGCGGTCATGGTGAGGTATAAGTGCGGTCATGGTGAGGTTTGGATGCGGTTGCAGTGAGgtgagggtgtggttgtggtgaGGTGTGGGTGCGGTTGCGGTGAGGTGTGGGCGTGGTCACGGTGAGGTGTAAGTGCGGTCATGGTGAGGTTTGGATGCGGTTGCAGTGAGGTGAGGGTGTGGTTGCAgtgaggtgtgggtgtggtcatagTGAGGTGTGGTTGTGGTCATGGTGAGGTTTGGGTGTGGTCGTGGTGAGGTGAGGGTGCGGTCGTGGTGAGgtgagggtgtggttgtggtgaggtgagggtgtggttgtggtgaGCTGTGGGTGCGGTGAGGTGAGGGTGTGGTCATGGTGAGGTGTGGTTGTGGTCATGGTGAGGTTTGGGTGCGGTTGCAgtgaggtgtgggtgtggtgaggTGAGGGTGTGGTCACGGTgagctgtgggtgtggttgtggtgaGCTGTGGGTGCGGTTGCGGTGAGGTGTGGGTGCGGTGAGGTGAGGGTGTGGTCAGGgtgaggtgtgggtgtggtcagggtGAGGTGTAGGTGTGGGTGCAGTCAGGgtgaggtgtgggtgtggtcccGGTCATACACTCTGCCGTAGAGCGCAGCGGTCACCAGACCGCGCTCCATCCCGTGGCGGGTCATgtagaagccccgcccctcccagccGCTGTGGTCGATGCGGTCCAGCTGCATGTGGCTCCCGAGCACGCTTGGGAACACGTGGCGCGTGCTGAAGTTTCCCATCAGCTGGAAGTCCAGGAGCGTGTCGGCGTGGTCGATCTCTGCCCCACAGGTCTGAGGGGTGAGACCGCTGCACCTAACCAGCGCACACGCCTGCAAGTAGTATGGTCCATCATCCACGTGCAGGCCATCGAAGGCTGCCAGGGCATAGAGCTCCTGGGGTGCAGTGCGCCTTTGGAACTGCAGGTGGCAGCAGAGTGcattatcacacacagacaggtttCCCTCAGCGCCCTCTACGAGCACCATGGTGAAATTGTCGCTCATCATATCCGCCTtgaaggggctgctgggggcAGCTGGCTCCTCTGGGCGACCCCTTCCCTCAGGGACAGTCCGCTGGCACTCCCCGTCCCCCTGCTGATAGCACGGGGGCTCCTGGTCTCCTGAGatgggtggtgggagggggaggctgTGGGAGTCCAGAACAGGCAGAGTTTTCACCAGCAGCCGGCCGGCTTCTGGCTCGCCCGCCCCCGCACGATGATGTAATGTCTCCCGGGGGCTGAATATTCCGCTGCCGGTCATTGCCTCAGCATCTACGCGAAGGTTAGCGGACAggagggtggtgttggtggcGTAGGAGAAAGAGCGGTGAATCTGTACAGCATCCAGCAGGGGGAGTGAGTTCATCCAGGCTGTGGGGAAGACCAGCTGCCGCACGCCCAGCTTCTCCACCAGCTCCACCGCTGGGTTGTAGAACATGATGTCGAAGCAGGTGAACAGGCCGAAGCGACCAGCGAAGGGTGTGTCGAAGGTGATGAGCTGGGGGTCAGCAGGCGTGTCAAACTGGGATTCGAAGTACAGGTTCCGCTTGCGGTAACGCGCTACCAGTGTGCCGTTAGCACTGAACACCACATTCGTGTTAAACTGGTAGCGCCCatcgggggggcaggggggggtctGGGCATCGCAATCCTCACGCCCCGGCATGTTTGCCACCAGGTACAGGCTGTTGTTCTTGGCTATGCAGCTGAGACGATGCTGAACCTGCAGGTGGAGACAAACCCAAACAGAACTTTACAGCACCAAACCAGCTGTTACATCATACAGCCACAGTAAATTCATCAGACACATTGAGAAGGACATCTGACTACACAGAACCTGACTTCCTCCCCAATAGTATCTCCCTTTCTCCCACATGGAACCTCACTTCCTCTCCCACAGTACTTCACTTCCTCTCCCCATAGTATTTCACTTCTTCCTCCCATAGTACTTCACTTCTTCCTCCCACATAGAACCTCACTTCCTCCCTCATAGTACCTCACATCGTCCTCCAGGGAGCCTTATTTCCTCCCTCATAGTACCTCACTTCCTCCCCCACAGAACTTAACTTCCTCCCCCATAGTACCTCACTTCGTCCTCCAGGGAGCCTTCTTTCCCCCCCAGAAAACCTCACTTCCTCCCCCATAGTACCTAATTTCCTCCCATACAGAGCCTCACTTCTCCCCAGTGAACTTCACTTTCTCCCCACAGAACTTCCCCCCCAAGAGAATCTCCCCATCCTCCAAAGTAGCTTCCTTTCTCCCACATGGAACCTCCCACACAGTACCTCACTTCCTCACCCA from Anguilla anguilla isolate fAngAng1 chromosome 8, fAngAng1.pri, whole genome shotgun sequence includes these protein-coding regions:
- the LOC118234547 gene encoding biotinidase-like → MSEILRNERHTLYYQPLSQSRVFGALFRQMGRVDRCWSDLGSTMAWCILGAAVLMLSLGVDGAGGGSYVAAVYEHHLIGKPQPKVPLSRQEALEHMNKNLDVYEEQAAAAAKQGAHIIVFPEDGIHGFNFSRESIAGYLETVPDPTAVSWNPCSDPARFPNTEVQHRLSCIAKNNSLYLVANMPGREDCDAQTPPCPPDGRYQFNTNVVFSANGTLVARYRKRNLYFESQFDTPADPQLITFDTPFAGRFGLFTCFDIMFYNPAVELVEKLGVRQLVFPTAWMNSLPLLDAVQIHRSFSYATNTTLLSANLRVDAEAMTGSGIFSPRETLHHRAGAGEPEAGRLLVKTLPVLDSHSLPLPPPISGDQEPPCYQQGDGECQRTVPEGRGRPEEPAAPSSPFKADMMSDNFTMVLVEGAEGNLSVCDNALCCHLQFQRRTAPQELYALAAFDGLHVDDGPYYLQACALVRCSGLTPQTCGAEIDHADTLLDFQLMGNFSTRHVFPSVLGSHMQLDRIDHSGWEGRGFYMTRHGMERGLVTAALYGRVYDRDHTSPQPHPHLTTTTPSPHCNRIQTSP